One stretch of Paroedura picta isolate Pp20150507F chromosome 13, Ppicta_v3.0, whole genome shotgun sequence DNA includes these proteins:
- the LONRF3 gene encoding LON peptidase N-terminal domain and RING finger protein 3 isoform X1 → MASRRRQQQQEEEPAAPRSALVLRRAGRVVEARSSLPPFRMRPPEWQELLERADSLAHGGHLPEALRLYQLASRHRRLRGEQLGELVACLARSVRGQEGSARPAALRQGGGRDWEVFGCPKCHGFLYEPVSLLCGHTCCKRCLERGREPAVAAACGLCREGDGGARRRLRVNVILSNLLAKWFPRQLKASQLRHEGNRLYKERKLHAALQKYNEAVRLAPNDHLLYSNRSQINSTLKCCEEALHDAEMACRLQPYWMKGHLRKGQALANLGKTEEALHEFLFCLAVDVRNRTAKLEAQEVNVEQNKSRVGDQKEVDCVSVGKPTPAAESGEDTVSDKDRQASVPGSALLISGKCRILNRKRCSEEPPDASVPSKIMKRDPNDENGSRAGNCVLFEFVDSSDMECSLCMRLFYEPITTPCGHTFCLKCLERCLDHNPKCPLCKEGLSECLATRKHCKNMLMEELIAKYLPDELTERRKLHEEEIAELSNLNKNVPIFVCTMAYPTVPCPLHIYEPCYRLMIRRCMETGTKQFGMCIGDPVKGFADYGCMLEIRNVEFFADGRSVIDSIGKRRFKVIQHSQRDGYNTADIEYIEDQTVQQEEYAELVVLHDSVYNQAYVWFNSLKLALKTRILGHFGPLPVKDSELQANPNGPAWCWWVLAVLPLESRAQLPFLAMTSLKERLNAIQRILTFMSRARSR, encoded by the exons ATGGCCTctcggcggcggcagcagcagcaggaggaggagccagcggCGCCGAGGAGCGCGCTGGTGCTGAGGCGCGCCGGCCGGGTTGTCGAAGCGCGCAGCTCGCTGCCGCCGTTCAGGATGCGGCCGCCGGAGTGGCAGGAGCTGCTCGAGCGGGCCGACTCGCTGGCGCACGGCGGGCATCTCCCCGAGGCGCTGCGGCTCTACCAGCTGGCTTCCCGCCACCGGCGCCTGCGAGGCGAGCAACTGGGCGAGCTGGTGGCCTGCTTGGCGCGCAGTGTGCGCGGCCAGGAAGGCAGCGCTCGGCCGGCCGCTCTCCGCCAGGGCGGCGGGCGGGACTGGGAGGTCTTCGGCTGCCCCAAATGCCACGGCTTCCTCTACGAGCCCGTCTCGCTGCTCTGCGGCCACACGTGCTGCAAGCGCTGCCTGGAGCGGGGCCGCGAgccggcggtggcggcggcctgCGGCTTGTGCCGGGAGGGCGACGGCGGAGCGCGGCGGCGGCTGCGCGTCAATGTGATCCTGAGCAACTTGTTGGCCAAGTGGTTCCCTCGCCAGCTGAAGGCGTCGCAGCTCCGCCACGAAGGGAACCGCTTGTACAAGGAGAGGAAGCTGCACGCGGCTCTGCAGAAATACAACGAAGCCGTCCGCTTAG CCCCCAATGATCATTTGTTATATAGCAACCGGTCCCAGATTAATTCtactttaaaatgttgtgaaGAAGCCTTGCATGATGCAGAAATGGCCTGCAGACTCCAGCCATACTGGATGAAG ggtCACTTACGGAAGGGGCAAGCCCTAGCTAACCTTGGGAAGACTGAAGAAGCTTTACATGAATTCTTGTTTTGCCTTGCTGTGGATGTCAGGAATAGAACAGCCAAACTGGAGGCTCAGGAG GTCAATGTAGAACAGAACAAGAGTCGTGTTGGGGATCAGAAAGAGGTTGATTGTGTCAGTGTGGGGAAACCCACCCCAGCAGCAGAGAGTGGAGAAGACACTGTGAGTGACAAGGACAGGCAGGCCTCAGTGCCAGGATCTGCCCTTCTTATTTCTGGGAAGTGCCGAATTTTAAACAGGAAGCGCTGTTCTGAGGAGCCCCCAGATGCCAGTGTGCCTAGCAAGATTATGAAAAGGG ACCCGAATGATGAAAACGGATCCAGAGCTGGAAACTGTGTTCTCTTTGAATTTGTAGACTCATCTGATATGGAGTGTTCATTGTGCATGAG GCTCTTCTATGAACCCATCACCACTCCCTGTGGACACACTTTCTGCCTGAAGTGCCTTGAAAGATGCCTAGATCACAACCCAAAATGTCCCCTGTGCAAGGAAGGTCTCTCTGAG TGTTTGGCAACGAGGAAGCACTGTAAGAACATGCTGATGGAAGAACTAATCGCAAAGTACCTCCCTGATGAACTCACTGAACGGCGAAAACTTCACGAAGAGGAAATTGCTGAACTTTCCAA CTTGAATAAGAACGTTCCCATATTTGTTTGCACAATGGCCTATCCCACTGTCCCATGCCCGCTGCACATCTATGAGCCATGCTATCGACTGATGATTCGGAGATGCATGGAGACAGGCACCAAGCAATTTGGAATGTGCATTGGAGATCCTGTCAAAGG ATTTGCAGATTATGGCTGTATGCTGGAGATAAGAAACGTGGAGTTCTTTGCTGATGGGCGCTCTGTCATTGACAGCATTGGGAAGAGGAGGTTCAAAGTGATACAGCACAGCCAACGTGATGGATACAATACAGCTGATATTGAGTACATTGAAGATCAGACT GTACAACAAGAAGAATATGCTGAGCTAGTTGTCCTCCATGATTCTGTATACAACCAGGCCTACGTGTGGTTTAATTCTCTGAAGCTGGCACTCAAGACTCGCATCCTCGGTCATTTTGGTCCTTTGCCTGTTAAGGATTCAGAGCTCCAG gcCAACCCCAATGGCCCCGCCTGGTGCTGGTGGGTGCTTGCTGTCCTACCCTTGGAGAGCAGAGCTCAGCTCCCCTTTCTTGCCATGACATCCCTGAAAGAACGCTTGAATGCTATCCAGCGAATCCTGACCTTCATGTCCCGTGCAAGATCTCGCTGA
- the LONRF3 gene encoding LON peptidase N-terminal domain and RING finger protein 3 isoform X2 codes for MPRLPLRARLAALRPHVLQALPGAGPRAGGGGGLRLVPGGRRRSAAAAARQCDPEQLVGQVVPSPAEGVAAPPRREPLVQGEEAARGSAEIQRSRPLSNRSQINSTLKCCEEALHDAEMACRLQPYWMKGHLRKGQALANLGKTEEALHEFLFCLAVDVRNRTAKLEAQEVNVEQNKSRVGDQKEVDCVSVGKPTPAAESGEDTVSDKDRQASVPGSALLISGKCRILNRKRCSEEPPDASVPSKIMKRDPNDENGSRAGNCVLFEFVDSSDMECSLCMRLFYEPITTPCGHTFCLKCLERCLDHNPKCPLCKEGLSECLATRKHCKNMLMEELIAKYLPDELTERRKLHEEEIAELSNLNKNVPIFVCTMAYPTVPCPLHIYEPCYRLMIRRCMETGTKQFGMCIGDPVKGFADYGCMLEIRNVEFFADGRSVIDSIGKRRFKVIQHSQRDGYNTADIEYIEDQTVQQEEYAELVVLHDSVYNQAYVWFNSLKLALKTRILGHFGPLPVKDSELQANPNGPAWCWWVLAVLPLESRAQLPFLAMTSLKERLNAIQRILTFMSRARSR; via the exons ATGCCACGGCTTCCTCTACGAGCCCGTCTCGCTGCTCTGCGGCCACACGTGCTGCAAGCGCTGCCTGGAGCGGGGCCGCGAgccggcggtggcggcggcctgCGGCTTGTGCCGGGAGGGCGACGGCGGAGCGCGGCGGCGGCTGCGCGTCAATGTGATCCTGAGCAACTTGTTGGCCAAGTGGTTCCCTCGCCAGCTGAAGGCGTCGCAGCTCCGCCACGAAGGGAACCGCTTGTACAAGGAGAGGAAGCTGCACGCGGCTCTGCAGAAATACAACGAAGCCGTCCGCTTAG CAACCGGTCCCAGATTAATTCtactttaaaatgttgtgaaGAAGCCTTGCATGATGCAGAAATGGCCTGCAGACTCCAGCCATACTGGATGAAG ggtCACTTACGGAAGGGGCAAGCCCTAGCTAACCTTGGGAAGACTGAAGAAGCTTTACATGAATTCTTGTTTTGCCTTGCTGTGGATGTCAGGAATAGAACAGCCAAACTGGAGGCTCAGGAG GTCAATGTAGAACAGAACAAGAGTCGTGTTGGGGATCAGAAAGAGGTTGATTGTGTCAGTGTGGGGAAACCCACCCCAGCAGCAGAGAGTGGAGAAGACACTGTGAGTGACAAGGACAGGCAGGCCTCAGTGCCAGGATCTGCCCTTCTTATTTCTGGGAAGTGCCGAATTTTAAACAGGAAGCGCTGTTCTGAGGAGCCCCCAGATGCCAGTGTGCCTAGCAAGATTATGAAAAGGG ACCCGAATGATGAAAACGGATCCAGAGCTGGAAACTGTGTTCTCTTTGAATTTGTAGACTCATCTGATATGGAGTGTTCATTGTGCATGAG GCTCTTCTATGAACCCATCACCACTCCCTGTGGACACACTTTCTGCCTGAAGTGCCTTGAAAGATGCCTAGATCACAACCCAAAATGTCCCCTGTGCAAGGAAGGTCTCTCTGAG TGTTTGGCAACGAGGAAGCACTGTAAGAACATGCTGATGGAAGAACTAATCGCAAAGTACCTCCCTGATGAACTCACTGAACGGCGAAAACTTCACGAAGAGGAAATTGCTGAACTTTCCAA CTTGAATAAGAACGTTCCCATATTTGTTTGCACAATGGCCTATCCCACTGTCCCATGCCCGCTGCACATCTATGAGCCATGCTATCGACTGATGATTCGGAGATGCATGGAGACAGGCACCAAGCAATTTGGAATGTGCATTGGAGATCCTGTCAAAGG ATTTGCAGATTATGGCTGTATGCTGGAGATAAGAAACGTGGAGTTCTTTGCTGATGGGCGCTCTGTCATTGACAGCATTGGGAAGAGGAGGTTCAAAGTGATACAGCACAGCCAACGTGATGGATACAATACAGCTGATATTGAGTACATTGAAGATCAGACT GTACAACAAGAAGAATATGCTGAGCTAGTTGTCCTCCATGATTCTGTATACAACCAGGCCTACGTGTGGTTTAATTCTCTGAAGCTGGCACTCAAGACTCGCATCCTCGGTCATTTTGGTCCTTTGCCTGTTAAGGATTCAGAGCTCCAG gcCAACCCCAATGGCCCCGCCTGGTGCTGGTGGGTGCTTGCTGTCCTACCCTTGGAGAGCAGAGCTCAGCTCCCCTTTCTTGCCATGACATCCCTGAAAGAACGCTTGAATGCTATCCAGCGAATCCTGACCTTCATGTCCCGTGCAAGATCTCGCTGA